A genome region from Vicia villosa cultivar HV-30 ecotype Madison, WI unplaced genomic scaffold, Vvil1.0 ctg.000011F_1_1, whole genome shotgun sequence includes the following:
- the LOC131621809 gene encoding uncharacterized protein LOC131621809 gives MGEDLSMHTMKSFMEKAWNFIKLPELYYHDEGYFIIRFQSQSDLDAVLMKGPYTLRNIPLMIKEWKPDFNLKRDMLRTIPLWVKLPRLPLHLWGAKSLSKIGSALGVPLVTDECTASKLRVSYARILVEVDITKELIKEIAIKDCEGRKLMQPVEYEWKPLYCDRCKSIGHRCKDVVKKQWIPKGKSPETTPNDLLQGTTEELPTLEKNSIGSSPVEKPEQPAMGAEAAAWIEARSTIKDRGKQILTSSSSDINCSNGFEALGVLNDLIVTLDRGPC, from the coding sequence ATGGGAGAGGATCTGAGTATGCATACGATGAAGAGTTTCATGGAGAAGGCATGGAATTTTATCAAACTACCTGAATTGTATTATCACGATGAAGGCTATTTCATTATCAGATTCCAATCCCAATCTGATCTGGATGCTGTATTGATGAAAGGGCCTTACACCCTACGTAATATACCACTGATGATCAAGGAATGGAAGCCAGACTTTAACCTGAAGAGAGATATGCTACGCACCATTCCGCTATGGGTGAAGCTGCCTAGACTCCCTCTACACCTATGGGGAGCTAAGAGTCTGAGTAAAATTGGAAGTGCTTTGGGAGTGCCTCTTGTCACAGATGAATGCACGGCTAGTAAATTGCGTGTGTCCTATGCGCGCATTTTGGTTGAGGTCGACATAACAAAAGAATTGATTAAAGAGATTGCTATTAAAGATTGTGAAGGAAGGAAACTGATGCAGCCAGTGGAGTATGAGTGGAAACCACTGTATTGTGATAGATGTAAGAGCATTGGGCATAGATGCAAAGATGTTGTGAAGAAACAATGGATTCCTAAAGGGAAATCACCTGAAACTACACCTAATGACTTGCTACAGGGCACTACAGAAGAGCTACCAACACTTGAGAAGAATAGTATAGGCTCATCTCCAGTTGAGAAGCCAGAACAACCTGCAATGGGGGCTGAGGCTGCAGCTTGGATTGAGGCCAGATCAACCATAAAAGATAGAGGTAAACAAATTCTGACTAGCTCAAGCTCTGATATTAACTGTTCCAATGGCTTTGAGGCACTAGGGGTTTTGAATGACCTTATAGTGACCTTAGATAGAGGCCCATGTTAG